The Streptomyces sp. Mut1 genome window below encodes:
- a CDS encoding DEAD/DEAH box helicase — translation MTEAGSTEGGAPTGRAARELLARADSLLEAARGVLADHARAVAAVRTALDPLLDVLVRSGLASIPVSRLKDVTEGRLRLGAVEQAGFTTVGQVYGASRHELRQIPGVGAQTADQALAAAGQIAHAVRDTVAVRIDVDAPDDATSALVGAVYRLVEAGPDVRRAVDGARRLAERLEPLLTAAGPARDRLRMLFTGRRARAGAREAVAGVRAAVADAVERELPLLFGQVSADLLREPDSPVAAWVDFELRPAEYYSLLAEMSGTGPDRDAAEGFLPSGIAGRVRGLRLDDTRLRVSLRGYQSFGARFALAQKRVILGDEMGLGKTVQAIAALAHLAAGGETHFLVVCPASVLINWTREIRARSTLRALPVHGPQRREAFAEWREDGGVALTTFDTLHTLPDAEDSGVRPGMLVVDEAHYVKNPATRRSQAVSGWSRRTERVLFLTGTPMENRVEEFRNLVRRLQPELAPAISTRHGAAGSQAFRRAVAPAYLRRNQQDVLTELPALVQVDEWEEFSEDDLRAYREAVATGHFMRMRRAAYACPESSAKLNRLRELVAEAAGNGAKVVVFSYFREVLETVREALGDGVFGPLSGSVAAARRQELIDGFTAVPGHAVLLSQIQAGGIGLNMQAASVVILCEPQIKPTTEHQAVARAHRMGQIRTVQVHRLLAADSVDQRMLDILARKERLFDAYARRSDVAETTPDAVDVSEGALARRIVEEEQQRLRTGTDERTLPVDG, via the coding sequence ATGACTGAGGCCGGGTCCACGGAGGGCGGGGCACCGACCGGGCGGGCCGCCCGGGAGCTGCTCGCGCGCGCCGACAGCCTGCTGGAAGCGGCCCGTGGAGTGCTCGCGGACCACGCCCGTGCCGTCGCCGCCGTGCGCACCGCTCTGGACCCGCTGCTCGACGTCCTGGTCCGCTCCGGCCTCGCTTCCATCCCCGTCTCCCGCCTCAAGGACGTCACCGAGGGCCGGCTGCGCCTCGGCGCGGTCGAGCAGGCGGGCTTCACCACGGTCGGCCAGGTGTACGGGGCGAGCCGCCACGAGCTCCGCCAGATCCCCGGCGTCGGCGCGCAGACCGCCGACCAGGCCCTGGCCGCGGCGGGCCAGATCGCGCACGCGGTGCGGGACACCGTCGCGGTGCGCATCGACGTGGACGCCCCGGACGACGCCACGAGCGCCCTGGTCGGCGCGGTGTACCGGCTGGTGGAGGCGGGTCCGGACGTACGGCGCGCGGTGGACGGGGCCCGCCGGCTCGCCGAGCGCCTGGAGCCCTTGCTGACGGCGGCCGGACCGGCGCGGGACCGGCTGCGGATGCTCTTCACGGGACGGCGGGCGCGGGCCGGGGCGCGGGAGGCCGTGGCCGGCGTCCGGGCGGCCGTCGCCGACGCGGTGGAGCGTGAACTGCCGTTGCTGTTCGGGCAGGTGTCGGCCGACCTGCTGCGGGAGCCGGACTCGCCGGTCGCCGCCTGGGTCGACTTCGAGCTGCGCCCGGCCGAGTACTACAGCCTGCTCGCCGAGATGTCGGGCACCGGCCCCGACCGGGACGCGGCCGAGGGCTTCCTGCCCTCGGGCATCGCCGGCCGGGTGCGCGGGCTGCGGCTGGACGACACCCGGCTGCGGGTCTCGCTGCGCGGCTACCAGTCGTTCGGCGCGCGCTTCGCGCTCGCGCAGAAGCGGGTGATCCTAGGCGACGAGATGGGGCTCGGCAAGACCGTCCAGGCCATCGCGGCCCTGGCCCATCTCGCGGCGGGCGGGGAGACGCACTTCCTGGTGGTGTGCCCGGCGAGCGTCCTGATCAACTGGACCCGGGAGATCCGCGCCAGGTCCACGCTGCGCGCCCTGCCGGTGCACGGGCCGCAGCGGCGGGAGGCGTTCGCCGAGTGGCGCGAGGACGGCGGGGTCGCCCTGACCACCTTCGACACCCTGCACACCCTGCCGGACGCGGAGGACAGCGGTGTCCGGCCCGGGATGCTCGTGGTCGACGAGGCCCACTACGTGAAGAATCCGGCCACCCGCCGCTCCCAAGCGGTGTCCGGCTGGTCGCGGCGGACCGAGCGGGTGCTGTTCCTGACCGGGACGCCGATGGAGAACCGGGTGGAGGAATTCCGTAACCTCGTCCGCCGGCTCCAGCCGGAGCTGGCCCCCGCCATCAGCACGCGGCACGGCGCCGCGGGCTCGCAGGCGTTCCGCCGGGCCGTCGCCCCCGCCTATCTGCGGCGCAACCAGCAGGATGTGCTCACCGAGCTGCCCGCCCTGGTGCAGGTGGACGAGTGGGAGGAGTTCAGCGAGGACGATCTGCGGGCCTACCGGGAGGCGGTGGCCACCGGTCATTTCATGCGGATGCGCCGGGCGGCCTACGCGTGTCCGGAGAGCTCCGCCAAGCTGAACCGGCTGCGCGAACTGGTCGCGGAGGCGGCGGGCAACGGCGCGAAGGTCGTGGTGTTCTCCTACTTCCGCGAGGTGCTGGAAACCGTGCGCGAGGCTCTGGGGGACGGCGTGTTCGGCCCGCTGTCGGGGAGCGTGGCGGCGGCAAGGCGCCAGGAGCTGATCGACGGCTTCACCGCGGTGCCCGGCCACGCGGTCCTGCTGAGCCAGATCCAGGCCGGCGGCATCGGGCTGAACATGCAGGCCGCGTCCGTCGTGATCCTCTGCGAACCGCAGATCAAGCCGACGACGGAACACCAGGCCGTGGCCCGCGCCCACCGGATGGGCCAGATACGGACGGTCCAGGTACACCGGCTGCTCGCGGCGGACAGCGTCGACCAGCGGATGCTGGACATCCTGGCCCGCAAGGAGCGCCTGTTCGACGCGTACGCCCGGCGCAGCGATGTCGCGGAGACGACCCCGGACGCCGTGGACGTGTCGGAGGGGGCGCTGGCGCGCCGCATCGTGGAGGAGGAGCAGCAGCGGCTGCGGACCGGGACGGACGAGCGGACGCTGCCGGTCGACGGCTGA
- a CDS encoding WhiB family transcriptional regulator, translating into MPINTATDPAFAWQETALCAQAGPEFFFPAPGSSTREAKQLCNACEGRQACLEYALDNDERFGVWGGLSEKERERLRRVGREQA; encoded by the coding sequence ATGCCGATCAACACCGCGACCGACCCCGCCTTCGCCTGGCAGGAGACAGCCCTGTGCGCGCAGGCGGGTCCCGAGTTCTTCTTCCCCGCCCCGGGCAGCTCCACCCGGGAGGCCAAGCAGCTGTGCAACGCCTGCGAAGGACGGCAGGCCTGCCTGGAGTACGCCCTCGACAACGACGAGCGCTTCGGCGTATGGGGCGGCCTCTCCGAGAAGGAGCGGGAACGGCTGCGCAGAGTCGGCCGGGAGCAGGCCTGA
- a CDS encoding lytic transglycosylase domain-containing protein: MRFNGTMRRGFGGTAAAVAAMAALTASQAPQLAAHKDTPEQRQEAEDVTWSEVPNDDSYHTELPPLKSPKPPRAGEKQTPAAKQSWAEAGIPATVLAAYRKAESALGRSDPGCRLPWQLLAAIGKVESGHAAGGRVDAHGTTLSPILGPVLDGAGFAHIADTDGGAYDGDKTYDRAVGPMQFIPSTWAHWGRDGNGDGRRDPNNVYDAALAAGAYLCAGPRDLSVPADLDRAILSYNHSDTYLRTVLSWLEFYRKGTHPVSDGKGVVPGSPGAGGPEEPKHPVGGPGSEDGGGIEVGPQPSPSTRPTAPGSQDPDPGTGPTPGESGSLDPGDTTGPSPDPTDPGTTPDPGTSPDPGTSPDPEPSTTKPDPGCTTTTPAPEPSDTGESSASPSSGPAASDEPCTTPTLPPTAD; encoded by the coding sequence ATGAGGTTCAACGGCACCATGCGCCGCGGATTCGGCGGCACCGCGGCGGCCGTCGCCGCGATGGCCGCGCTCACCGCGTCCCAGGCACCCCAGCTCGCCGCCCACAAGGACACCCCGGAGCAGCGCCAGGAGGCGGAGGACGTCACCTGGTCCGAGGTGCCCAACGACGACTCGTACCACACCGAACTCCCGCCGCTGAAGAGCCCGAAGCCGCCCAGGGCGGGGGAGAAGCAGACCCCGGCCGCCAAGCAGTCATGGGCCGAGGCGGGCATCCCGGCCACCGTGCTGGCCGCCTACCGCAAGGCCGAGAGCGCCCTCGGGCGCAGCGACCCCGGCTGCCGGCTGCCCTGGCAGTTACTGGCGGCGATCGGCAAGGTCGAGTCCGGGCACGCGGCCGGCGGCCGGGTCGACGCCCACGGCACGACGCTCTCCCCGATCCTCGGCCCGGTCCTCGACGGCGCCGGGTTCGCCCACATCGCGGACACCGACGGCGGGGCCTACGACGGGGACAAGACCTACGACCGGGCGGTCGGCCCGATGCAGTTCATCCCCTCGACCTGGGCCCACTGGGGCCGGGACGGCAACGGCGACGGACGCCGGGACCCCAACAACGTGTACGACGCGGCGCTGGCCGCGGGCGCCTACCTCTGTGCCGGACCGCGCGACCTGTCGGTCCCCGCCGACCTGGACCGGGCGATCCTCAGCTACAACCACTCGGACACCTATCTGCGCACGGTGCTCTCCTGGCTGGAGTTCTACCGCAAGGGCACCCACCCGGTCTCCGACGGCAAGGGCGTCGTCCCCGGGAGCCCCGGCGCGGGCGGCCCGGAGGAGCCCAAGCACCCCGTGGGCGGGCCCGGCTCCGAGGACGGCGGCGGCATCGAGGTCGGCCCGCAGCCCAGCCCCAGCACGCGCCCGACCGCGCCGGGCTCCCAGGACCCGGACCCGGGCACCGGACCCACGCCGGGCGAATCGGGCTCCCTGGACCCGGGCGACACCACCGGCCCCTCGCCCGACCCCACGGACCCCGGCACCACCCCGGACCCCGGCACCAGCCCCGACCCGGGCACCTCGCCCGACCCGGAGCCGAGCACGACGAAGCCGGACCCGGGCTGCACGACGACCACCCCGGCACCGGAGCCGAGCGACACGGGGGAGAGCTCCGCATCGCCCTCGTCCGGCCCCGCCGCGTCCGACGAGCCGTGCACCACGCCGACGCTGCCGCCCACGGCGGACTGA
- a CDS encoding ABC transporter permease — protein MSEPAPAAGPDAPHGAHGRPLTRGQKWAGFKQSPYFPATVLLLILAAAAGLFAGSYTYAMANPTPHRIPTAVVSRPDTARGKEFVAAMDKALDASLVIRVFPTPAAAREALEEQEVFAIVRSGEQGVRFDVAAASGAAVAQLLAESAVKVGDTLGIPVAVRDVKPLQKGDPRGLALFYISLAAVIVGFVGAIQLSVHARDLIPLERIAFTLAYSLLGAFAIASVVDWLLGAVDLPFVESWLILAFTMFTSGMVFTMFNTLIGRWAMLPTWGVMVLLGNPSSGGAVSWPLLPSLLGHIGRWLPPGASVNAQHTAVYYQGHQRIFPFLVLAIWSLVSCTVFWVWRHRHPGGRDHMPQHAATDTAAG, from the coding sequence ATGAGCGAACCGGCGCCCGCCGCCGGGCCCGACGCCCCGCACGGGGCGCACGGCCGGCCGCTGACGCGGGGCCAGAAGTGGGCCGGGTTCAAACAGTCCCCGTACTTCCCGGCGACGGTCCTGCTGCTCATCCTCGCTGCCGCCGCCGGACTCTTCGCCGGCTCCTACACGTACGCCATGGCCAACCCGACCCCGCACCGCATCCCCACCGCCGTGGTCAGCCGGCCCGACACCGCACGCGGCAAGGAGTTCGTCGCCGCGATGGACAAGGCCCTGGACGCCTCCCTGGTCATCCGTGTCTTCCCGACACCGGCCGCCGCGCGCGAGGCGCTGGAGGAGCAGGAGGTCTTCGCGATCGTGCGGTCCGGCGAGCAAGGGGTGCGGTTCGACGTGGCCGCGGCCTCCGGGGCGGCCGTCGCCCAGCTGCTGGCCGAGTCCGCGGTGAAGGTGGGGGACACACTCGGCATCCCGGTCGCCGTGCGGGACGTCAAACCCCTCCAGAAGGGCGACCCGCGCGGACTCGCCCTCTTCTACATCTCGCTCGCCGCCGTGATCGTCGGCTTCGTCGGTGCCATTCAGCTCAGCGTGCACGCCCGGGACCTGATCCCGCTGGAGCGGATCGCGTTCACGCTCGCCTACTCGCTGCTCGGCGCCTTCGCCATCGCCTCCGTGGTGGACTGGCTGCTCGGGGCCGTCGACCTGCCCTTCGTGGAGTCCTGGCTGATCCTGGCGTTCACGATGTTCACCTCCGGCATGGTCTTCACCATGTTCAACACCCTGATCGGCCGCTGGGCGATGCTCCCGACCTGGGGCGTGATGGTGCTCCTGGGCAACCCGTCCTCCGGCGGAGCCGTCTCCTGGCCGCTGCTGCCCTCGCTGCTCGGACACATCGGCCGCTGGCTGCCCCCGGGCGCTTCCGTCAACGCCCAGCACACCGCCGTGTACTACCAGGGCCATCAGCGGATCTTCCCCTTCCTGGTGCTCGCGATCTGGTCGCTGGTCTCGTGCACGGTCTTCTGGGTGTGGCGCCACCGCCACCCCGGAGGCCGCGACCACATGCCCCAGCACGCGGCGACGGACACCGCGGCCGGCTGA
- a CDS encoding multicopper oxidase domain-containing protein — translation MDRRSFSRRILMGGGVAAATGVTSLSLPPSEAVATPYPLRRAPAGGVVRHIRMYVEKLPDGRLGYGLEKGGATVPGPLIELNEGDTLHIEFVNTLDVPAGLHAHGVDYDIASDGTRMNHSTVEPGGTRTYTWRTHTPGPRRDGTWQPGSAGYWHYHDHAVGSDHGTGGIRKGLYGPLVVRRRGDILPDRTITIVFNDMSINNTPAGRSPDFEATLGDRLEVVMITHGDFYHTFHVHGHRWADNRTGLLTGPDDPSRIVDTKIVGPADSFGFQVIAGEHVGAGAWMYHCHVQSHADRGMGGMLLVADRDGTVPGHSG, via the coding sequence ATGGACCGCAGAAGCTTCAGCCGGCGGATTCTGATGGGCGGCGGGGTCGCGGCCGCGACCGGTGTGACATCGTTGTCCCTCCCCCCTTCCGAGGCCGTCGCCACCCCGTACCCGCTGAGACGGGCGCCCGCCGGGGGAGTGGTCCGCCACATCCGGATGTACGTGGAGAAGCTGCCGGACGGCCGGCTGGGCTACGGGCTGGAGAAGGGCGGGGCGACCGTCCCGGGGCCGCTCATCGAGCTCAACGAGGGCGACACCCTGCACATCGAGTTCGTGAACACCCTGGACGTGCCGGCCGGCCTGCACGCGCACGGCGTCGACTACGACATCGCCAGCGACGGCACCCGGATGAACCACAGCACCGTCGAGCCGGGCGGCACCCGCACCTACACCTGGCGCACGCACACCCCGGGCCCGCGCCGCGACGGCACCTGGCAGCCCGGCAGCGCCGGCTACTGGCACTACCACGACCACGCCGTCGGCTCGGACCACGGAACCGGCGGCATCCGCAAGGGTCTGTACGGGCCGCTGGTCGTCCGGCGACGGGGCGACATCCTGCCGGACCGCACGATCACGATCGTCTTCAACGACATGTCGATCAACAACACCCCGGCCGGCAGGAGCCCCGACTTCGAGGCCACGCTCGGGGACCGCCTCGAAGTCGTCATGATCACGCACGGCGACTTCTACCACACGTTCCACGTGCACGGTCACCGCTGGGCGGACAACCGTACGGGTCTGCTCACCGGACCCGACGACCCCAGCCGGATCGTGGACACGAAGATCGTCGGACCGGCGGACTCCTTCGGCTTCCAGGTCATCGCGGGCGAACACGTGGGCGCGGGCGCCTGGATGTACCACTGCCACGTGCAGAGCCACGCAGACCGGGGCATGGGCGGGATGCTGCTCGTCGCCGACCGGGACGGGACCGTACCCGGGCACAGCGGGTAG
- a CDS encoding acyl-ACP desaturase has translation MTIASPHLGSSQTWTDAHLLYALEEVVEKELNRHLKVAKDWMPHEYVPFSDGRNFPGVFEDGEAWRADQSKVTDIGKIALVVNLLTEDNLPSYHHEIASLFGRDGAWGSWVHRWTAEEGRHGIVMRDYLLTSRAVDPDKLEQFRMAHMAEGFESDNRHSMLHSVAYVAFQELATRVSHRNTGHQSGDPVCDRMLARIATDENLHMVFYRNLLGAAFELAPDLTMQSVRDVVVNFRMPGHGMPGFERAAAQMAIGEIYNMRIHHDDVIQPVLRYLKVLDIDGLGPEGLQAQEELGLYMNGLDGEAAKFDEKLAARKARMAARARG, from the coding sequence GTGACGATCGCCTCTCCCCACCTCGGCAGTTCACAGACGTGGACCGATGCCCACCTGCTGTACGCCCTCGAAGAGGTGGTGGAGAAGGAGCTCAACCGGCACCTCAAGGTCGCCAAGGACTGGATGCCCCACGAGTACGTTCCGTTCTCCGACGGCCGGAACTTCCCCGGTGTGTTCGAGGACGGCGAGGCCTGGCGGGCCGACCAGTCCAAGGTCACCGACATCGGCAAGATCGCCCTGGTGGTGAACCTCCTCACCGAGGACAACCTCCCCAGCTACCACCACGAGATCGCCTCCCTCTTCGGCCGTGACGGAGCCTGGGGCAGCTGGGTGCACCGCTGGACGGCCGAGGAGGGCCGGCACGGCATCGTGATGCGCGACTACCTGCTCACCTCCCGCGCGGTCGACCCGGACAAGCTGGAGCAGTTCCGGATGGCGCACATGGCGGAGGGCTTCGAGTCCGACAACCGCCACTCGATGCTGCACTCGGTGGCCTACGTGGCCTTCCAGGAGCTGGCGACCCGGGTCTCGCACCGCAACACCGGACACCAGTCGGGCGACCCGGTCTGCGACCGCATGCTGGCCCGCATCGCGACCGACGAGAACCTGCACATGGTCTTCTACCGCAACCTCCTGGGCGCCGCCTTCGAGCTGGCCCCGGACCTGACGATGCAGTCCGTGCGCGACGTCGTCGTCAACTTCCGGATGCCCGGCCACGGCATGCCCGGCTTCGAGCGGGCCGCCGCGCAGATGGCGATCGGCGAGATCTACAACATGCGCATCCACCACGACGACGTGATCCAGCCGGTACTGCGCTACCTGAAGGTCCTCGACATCGACGGCCTGGGCCCGGAGGGTCTCCAGGCACAGGAGGAGCTCGGCCTGTACATGAACGGGCTGGACGGTGAGGCCGCGAAGTTCGACGAGAAGCTCGCCGCGCGCAAGGCCCGGATGGCGGCCCGCGCCCGGGGCTGA
- a CDS encoding ATP-dependent DNA ligase has translation MDLPVMPPVKPMLAKSVKKIPPGMQYEAKWDGFRAIVHRDGDEVVIGSRTGKPLTRYFPEVVAAVLDSLPERCVVDGEIVVAYDGRLDFDRLSERIHPADSRVRLLAERTPAALVAFDLLALGGDSLLDTPQADRRAVLEAALAGASAPVYLAPATTDPAVAGEWFDRYEGAGLDGVVAKPLDAPYRPDTRAMYKIKHERTADCVVAGYRLHKSGPVVGSLLLGLYDAAGALQHVGVCAAFPMKRRAELVTELEPLLTGVDDHPWRAWARAEAHEGARLPGAPSRWSGKKDMSWVPLRPERVCEVAYDHMEGDRFRHTAQWRRWRPDRTPESCTYAQLEEVVRYDLAEVLSGGG, from the coding sequence ATGGACCTGCCGGTGATGCCGCCCGTGAAGCCGATGCTCGCCAAGTCGGTGAAGAAGATCCCGCCGGGCATGCAGTACGAGGCCAAGTGGGACGGCTTCCGGGCGATCGTGCACCGGGACGGCGACGAGGTGGTGATCGGCAGCCGGACCGGCAAGCCGCTGACCCGGTACTTCCCCGAGGTGGTGGCCGCGGTCCTGGACAGTCTCCCGGAGCGCTGTGTGGTGGACGGTGAGATCGTCGTCGCGTACGACGGCCGGCTGGACTTCGACCGGCTCAGCGAGCGCATCCATCCCGCCGACTCCCGGGTGCGGCTGCTGGCCGAGCGCACCCCGGCCGCCCTGGTCGCCTTCGACCTCCTCGCGCTGGGCGGCGACTCGCTCCTGGACACCCCGCAGGCGGACCGGCGCGCGGTGCTGGAGGCCGCGCTCGCCGGGGCGTCGGCGCCGGTGTACCTGGCGCCCGCGACCACCGATCCGGCCGTCGCCGGGGAATGGTTCGACCGGTACGAGGGGGCGGGGCTCGACGGTGTCGTCGCCAAACCCCTCGACGCGCCCTACCGGCCCGACACCCGGGCCATGTACAAGATCAAGCACGAGCGGACCGCCGACTGCGTGGTGGCCGGGTACCGCCTCCACAAGAGCGGCCCGGTCGTCGGCTCCCTGCTGCTCGGCCTCTACGACGCGGCGGGCGCGCTCCAGCACGTCGGGGTGTGCGCGGCCTTCCCGATGAAGCGGCGCGCCGAGCTGGTCACCGAGCTGGAGCCCCTGCTGACCGGGGTCGACGACCACCCGTGGCGTGCCTGGGCGCGGGCCGAGGCGCACGAGGGCGCCCGGCTGCCCGGCGCCCCGAGCCGCTGGTCGGGGAAGAAGGACATGTCCTGGGTGCCGTTGCGGCCGGAGCGGGTCTGCGAGGTGGCCTACGACCACATGGAGGGCGACCGGTTCCGGCACACGGCCCAGTGGCGCAGGTGGCGGCCGGACCGTACGCCGGAGAGCTGCACGTACGCGCAGTTGGAGGAGGTCGTGCGCTACGACCTGGCCGAGGTGCTGTCGGGCGGCGGCTGA
- a CDS encoding chitosanase codes for MTRVVLIGVPIAIAVSIVFNSGGDAALPKNSPTAEASATVPANPDPFAAADEEERGEMNKRIEAAPAGLATPAMREIAWKLLASAEGSTLDWRTQYATIEDSGDGTGYAAGIVGFCSGTHDMLAFVEAFTEDHPDNPLAPFLPALRKVDGTGSHEGLDPGFTAAWKKAAEDAAFREAQDEVRDKQYFEPAVRLAKLDGLGTLGQFIYFDAMVLQGPGHEADSFYGIRQAALAEADTVTEGGDESAYLDIFLDTARAVMKSKKTQHDTSRIDTAQRVFLEDENLDLEPPLTWKMYGETFRIAS; via the coding sequence GTGACCCGCGTTGTTCTCATCGGTGTGCCGATAGCGATAGCCGTCTCCATCGTCTTCAACAGCGGCGGAGACGCCGCCCTGCCGAAGAACTCCCCCACCGCCGAGGCGTCGGCCACCGTCCCCGCGAACCCCGACCCGTTCGCGGCGGCGGACGAGGAGGAGCGGGGCGAGATGAACAAGCGGATCGAGGCGGCTCCCGCCGGGCTCGCCACCCCGGCGATGCGGGAGATCGCGTGGAAGCTGCTGGCCAGCGCGGAGGGCTCCACGCTGGACTGGCGCACCCAGTACGCGACGATCGAGGACAGTGGCGACGGCACCGGCTACGCGGCGGGCATCGTGGGGTTCTGCTCGGGTACGCACGACATGCTGGCGTTCGTCGAGGCGTTCACCGAGGACCATCCGGACAACCCGCTGGCGCCGTTCCTCCCCGCGCTGCGCAAGGTCGACGGCACCGGTTCGCACGAGGGCCTGGACCCGGGTTTCACGGCCGCGTGGAAGAAGGCGGCCGAGGACGCGGCGTTCCGCGAGGCGCAGGACGAGGTCCGCGACAAGCAGTACTTCGAGCCGGCGGTGCGGCTGGCGAAGCTGGACGGGCTGGGGACGCTGGGCCAGTTCATCTACTTCGACGCCATGGTGCTCCAGGGGCCGGGCCACGAGGCCGACTCCTTCTACGGCATCCGGCAGGCGGCGCTGGCCGAGGCGGACACGGTCACCGAGGGCGGTGACGAGTCGGCCTATCTGGACATCTTCCTGGACACCGCGCGGGCCGTGATGAAGTCGAAGAAGACCCAGCACGACACTTCGCGCATCGATACGGCCCAGCGCGTCTTCCTGGAGGACGAGAACCTGGATCTGGAGCCGCCGCTGACCTGGAAGATGTACGGCGAGACGTTCCGCATCGCGTCGTGA
- the ligD gene encoding non-homologous end-joining DNA ligase: protein MELEAAGRAVRLSHPDKIYFPEKGYTKRDVAEYFLAVGPGILRALRDRPTTLQRFVDGVEGEFFYQKRAPKNLPDWIPTTEIAFPSGRSAREMCPTEVAAVIWAANLGTLTFHPWPVRGGDTDHPDELRIDLDPQPGTGYADAVLAARELRGVLDEHGLRGWPKTSGGRGIHVFVPIEPRWTFTEVRRAAIAVGRELESRMPDRVTTAWWKEERGERIFVDYNQTARDRTIASAYSVRPFPHAPVSAPLRWEELDDAEPRDFDIRTMPVRYAEHGDVHAGMDQEAFRLDSLLELADRHASDGGPGDLPYPPEYPKMPGEPKRVQPSRARRDKDADA, encoded by the coding sequence GTGGAGCTGGAAGCAGCCGGACGGGCGGTCCGGCTCTCCCACCCGGACAAGATCTACTTCCCGGAGAAGGGCTACACGAAGAGGGACGTGGCCGAGTACTTCCTCGCCGTGGGTCCCGGCATCCTGCGCGCCCTGCGCGACCGGCCGACCACCCTCCAGCGGTTCGTGGACGGCGTCGAGGGCGAGTTCTTCTACCAGAAGCGCGCCCCCAAGAACCTCCCCGACTGGATTCCGACCACCGAGATCGCCTTCCCGAGCGGGCGCTCCGCCCGGGAGATGTGCCCCACCGAGGTGGCCGCCGTCATCTGGGCGGCCAACCTCGGCACGCTCACCTTCCACCCCTGGCCGGTCCGGGGCGGCGACACCGACCACCCCGACGAACTGCGCATCGACCTCGACCCGCAGCCCGGCACCGGCTACGCCGACGCGGTCCTGGCCGCCCGCGAACTGCGCGGCGTCCTGGACGAGCACGGGCTGCGCGGCTGGCCGAAGACGTCCGGGGGCCGTGGCATCCACGTCTTCGTGCCCATCGAGCCGCGCTGGACGTTCACCGAGGTCCGGCGCGCGGCCATCGCCGTCGGGCGGGAGCTGGAGAGCCGGATGCCGGACCGGGTGACCACCGCCTGGTGGAAGGAGGAGCGGGGCGAGCGGATCTTCGTCGACTACAACCAGACGGCCCGTGACCGGACCATCGCCTCCGCCTACTCGGTGCGCCCCTTCCCGCACGCCCCGGTCTCCGCACCGCTGCGCTGGGAGGAGCTGGACGACGCCGAACCCCGCGACTTCGACATCCGCACCATGCCCGTGCGGTACGCGGAACACGGCGATGTCCACGCCGGCATGGACCAGGAGGCCTTCCGGCTCGACTCGCTGCTCGAACTCGCCGACCGGCACGCGAGCGACGGCGGCCCCGGCGACCTGCCCTACCCGCCCGAGTACCCGAAGATGCCCGGCGAACCGAAACGGGTCCAGCCCAGTCGCGCCCGCCGCGACAAGGACGCGGACGCATGA